AAATAGGAAAACTGAAAAGGGTGCCACCCAGGAGGATGagacgcctgtcatccgcggtacaatggcactctacccaacatcgcttttggtacttctgtttttggtacccagtttctgggtagtatacccgaattcagcgctcattttgggtgattggttcgtacgcagttagtgctaattatcggcatcTAATTTCTCCTGTCGAAAGCTTGCAATTGGTTGAGGTACAACGAGCCTTTTGTGCTTCtatggcttctttatgtcgaaaaatagctcgtcgatacttccgaagttttgttatcacgaatcaaacgaaattaaaacaaaaacattgtacgccatattgaatgaatggtgggtaggcgtattagccttctcttcagtcccctggtgCCACCCTTCAAAGTGGCCTGTGATCATATTGATACTCAAATATGTTATGAAAATATACAattttcatgatttcataaGTAGTTATTGCTTCTATTGCCGCCTtgaaacacttccacagttattaactttgAGATTTCCCaggcaagttaccatttttgcatttggtTAACAAGATTCCAAAGAAAGAGAATAAACTGAGCAAGTAAGAAGCACAATTAATTCGATCGATGACGAAGCACTGTGCATTAGAACGGCAttcacaatttaaaaaaaacacccaCCCTGGATAAGATTCACACGAGTTTGCTTATagccaaaattaaattttattcaacTCGAGTCAACGTTTAACATCATCACCCAGATAGCACAGCGTGGAACCGTCCGGTAGGGTCACGAAAACGACCTCGGTGGCCATATCCGGAGGCAGGTCTGCTGCGGTGATTGTTCCATCCACAGAGCTACCCTTCAGCCGCTGCACGTCCACCACTCGCAGGTCCGTCTGGAGAACGTCGTACGTTTTTGCGCCATCGTCGAACTCGTTCACTTTGACGAAGGCCCATCTGGATCGTATCTGTTTGGGCCGCCGGGCGCTCGAGGAGTTTTTCGCAGGCGGTGACGACAGGGACCGCTGCCGGGAGTGGCGCGACAATCTGGGGGTGTGGCGTCCACGTGTCGGTGGCGTTGAAGGACTGGTTTTTGTCTCGTAGATAAAACTGTTGGCCAGCTCTTTTTTCAGCTTCTCGAGAACTGCGGTGGAAGAAAAGGGAAAGTTCGATGAAGTGTTCTGTATGATTAAGTTTGTATTGCGAAGGGTTGAAGGAATACTTTTACTACTTCCGTTAGAGGAGGGTTTGGTTTTGCTGCTCTGCTCGGATGATGAGAAAAGTTTGTCGGTGCGGGATAGTTTCGAGGGCTCCTTCAAGGACGGTGATGAATTTATTGCACTATAAGGGAAATTGAATAGAGTTGAATAATAATGTATTCAATGATTTATTCCTATTTGTGTATATAGCTAAGCAATCAATAACTCATGCAaatctatgaaaaaataaataaatcaacaaACGTAGGACTGCAAACATGAGCAATACTGTAAAGTGCTGTACAAAATCATGAAATACACCAGAAAGTTATACCAAAACCACAGTGAAGATTTACAGTGGTTTCATACTTGTTTACTACTTTAAACTTTTAAATGTTGAAGAGAGGAGATCGAGAGCTTTTTTATAATCTCCACCTTCAAGCTAACTCCAGTCTACTCCGAAGAGTGGtttaatctatataataaaaatgagttgaggtttccttcctgacgatttaactcgcgaacgggttgaccgatttgcaagatattttccctaatcgattcgttttgggatccgcaaggtttgtatatataaaagGTTGGTGactttaacggggaaatgttaaaaatcattagaatacaattttgggtccacTGTTtaggaaaacaaaataaacgcatggaaatcgatctagagtgcggtgctgcaaatagttcattgtgacatttgcaatacCCGGGCTATGCTGGGTCTCTTTGGCTAGTTGTCTATAAAAGCTTGCAAATGTGATATCAAGCTAATACCAGTCACCGAATTTCATGGAAAATATCAGAGAAGGCATATTTTGCCCGTTCTAATATCTAATTTTCGATTACCCAATCAATTATACAAGAAAGGTGCCAACACCAATAAGGCAattaattttttcatttttcattccgAACCTATAAACGATCATAATAAAAGAGaactcactttttaattttcgaaacattttcttcTTTGGATGATTCTGCACAGCTCTTTGATTTCGCAGAAAGGGTGGACTCAAACTCTTCTGTATTACTGGATAGTGAGCTCCGTTTCTGTTCTTTCATTTCTTCACTTGAAAGCACTTGATAATCCTGAAGCTGTTTACTGCTAGGTGAAGTTTTAGCAATGGCATTTTCATCAGCCCAACAATGGCATTCTGATGTAGAAACTTTTCTTTTCGGTCGAACTTGATCCGATGACAAAGAACTTTTTCTTTCAGATTTGATATTTAGTATTGATGGCTTTCCTTTCTGTTCATTTGAAAGCTGACATAAattgtattaaattaaatgataGGTTGCACAAAAGAGAAGAGTGCAACATATGTAAAACACTCACTTTCCTCCTGTATCTATTTTGCTTCTTTGAAATTGCACTCTCCGTCGGGGAATGCGCTAGTTCATTTAGGTCTCGACAAGACTGATAAAGATTGAAATCACTAACCACGCTGTCACTGCGTTCTCTACTTGTCTGTGAATATGTCGGATCAGTGTCGAAATGTTGTCTCCAACTGAAAAAATCCCTCAAACATTCAACCCCGTAGAGCAAACTTTCATCCAAAGTTGGTCCGAAGAACTGACGCCTCAAATCCGTGAGACTAATTTGATCCTGGCAATTGAAGGCAGTCTAGTAACAACCATTTTGTATATTCAACTGTAACACTTACCATCTGAAtgaatttggaatgaaaaaaTCGACTTTATAATGCCAAAATAAAACTCTACAAAAATAGTGACAGTAAAAGAGTTGCTTACTTGGATAACATTTATTTAAGTCTTATTTTGAGCCTCCATTTTCTGCGAACTAAGATAAACTATAAGATGGTACTACGAAACTGCTACCAAAGACTACGGTCaacacttttatgcccagggatgtcgggacaatttccaaaccaaaaattgcctagaccgacaccgggaatggaacccagcaaccctcagcatggtcttgcttcatagccgcgcatcttaccgctaggctaaggagggcccgcagTGATTAGTTGTCGCTGAAATCGCTTAatacggtgccccggtagaccgttattatagcttagcttagcttagcttagactgactgtacatatcaatggttgctactccgtgattgatcagaactggtgcaaattgcactacgatccaagtaaatagtggttgggatttaccaactattctcgaagtgcacgtttcagcagctcgcaaatattgatcaataacggcgccggccaagtccttacagtcagttgggaaagggagggaatgtgagtgtgtggtaattgttgctactagagaccgagaatacctctgcatctccacatttaccacgggaaggaagtagtgttagttgggtggggtaatcagtaacatagatcgggattcaccatggaaagtgatgtgacctatgaaacttctacacagcagtattagcatttccttatttgttcaattgttcattcttcgcgagaataaacaatcaatcgctcaaagtgagcgattgtttatttgaatttcggattaggcgcccacgttatcatttcattaacgtaagaaaagtaaaaaagaaacgggattgaaaataattgatagtaatcggaaagctaatgttattcagcaacccttattttatctctatttgacgttaagtgagaatgtaaatttacgttcattttacatgtcgtttattttgcattactttcgcgcgcgcgtgtgtgtcacttgccttgaccagtataccgtaatcaggatctcactggtactAATCCTGATGTGGCGGTTGGCACCCGTGTTGGGCTTGGCATACGGTCGCTTCCTAGTCAACATAAAATCGTACCTGGTGCAATTCAAGATGCTAAATTGAGACGATAaacatacatgttgtgtggaaaagtacctatcgcctgcacttcagcatcctactcgacaccatatacgttcatgtgttgactgcgtttgatagggcctgcttatggacacatgcagctttttgtagaggtttaacagagcccactgtcaaaccccaccacatcctaggcaggcccgctaactcgcagtggccatggggaggggtcgtcaagcccttggacatagtccctgctgcccctgtggtgccccggtagaccgttattataaaataaaaatgtccatcaaaagcaagtacagggctcgattcctgtggtaattctgcacctctggaccaatttgtaaaaaaatccctaggaggaatcttgAGAAATctttatatgaaatttttagctaagtaatttcaaaagaatccatataagaATCTAAAAATATCGCCGAAACCcccgattaatccacctagatagatgtccttcaattctttttgtacctgccgggtcggaagtaaccaccagctttgcagggttgctgttccgcattcttgaaatatgccctgcccatcgtaaccttccagctttagctaccttctgggtacttagttcaccgtagagctgggcgagctcttgtcgccacacaccattctcttgcacaacgccaaagatggcaataagcacgcgttgccgttattagaaccataaatatttacaactgacttatcttaccaaactgacttaagtatgtttttgtatggctaacttgcTCGAGTTTAATGTAAGTGTTGCTTGTCatgtttaatagaatgaaaggtaaaaattaatttgttcataaaaatgttcataatggagagaagtaagacCAGAGTTCATGTAGAATAATAGttgttagaagctgttatactcgatcacagcactTATTAACCGATCTTTGCTACCAAATCTCGTCAACATTCTGATCAACGGACTAGATaaagcatgtttgatatgtaagaCAAGACCTATTCCGGTACCTCTACAGAACTCTGAAAcatgataattaaaaatatatggaactttgacgtgaatggaagctgcggctttttccagccgctagcaaagccatcaattgcttccttaaaaccatgctcgagtttcaaaaagttttatcttgcgtacacttttttgaaatcattcagaacctgctgattgaaataataattagaaaattgttaatgtttaagcACTAAGCAGAGTAACTTATTGTGACGTAATCCGAAAGATCGGGATTCTAGTgaactctatgcaatttgttgatgcctcatctgtacttggttcacccataaatttactcaacatggcgcttctcgagcaactttaaaatcgtattaacaattccgaactagatgtgtagtggcggagataagcaaaggttcattttgtttctttattaaagtgtttttaaaagttcaaaaattgaatattttatcttcgtcgtaaccgaaaacccaaaagaatatgcacaaagCTTGTAAAATTCTTTCTTTCTCTTGTGCATTTTTCCTGATGTTTTCCTTGGTTCTCGAGATCTCATTCTATATGCCGAGCTCACTCTTAAAAATCGTCCGATGATCCTTTTGCGGGGAAATATCAGAATTTGATAATGctccgtcaattcaattgttacagcatctgacgaagatctaacctgttatataatgctaagcaactacactactttaaacaaatctttaagctgttggttttttcatcaatttcttccatactccaatctttacttctgatgctcgaatacattagtgaatacaattaaaaaaaaatacaaacttcaatctgaatggcattcaacaaaTAATCTGCAGTCTGCACGTGAATTCATGAATAATTCTGTACGAGAGGTAGCATTCTTCAAGATAGATGGCTCcaagccatacaaaaa
This window of the Armigeres subalbatus isolate Guangzhou_Male unplaced genomic scaffold, GZ_Asu_2 Contig1702, whole genome shotgun sequence genome carries:
- the LOC134203228 gene encoding uncharacterized protein LOC134203228, giving the protein MDQISLTDLRRQFFGPTLDESLLYGVECLRDFFSWRQHFDTDPTYSQTSRERSDSVVSDFNLYQSCRDLNELAHSPTESAISKKQNRYRRKLSNEQKGKPSILNIKSERKSSLSSDQVRPKRKVSTSECHCWADENAIAKTSPSSKQLQDYQVLSSEEMKEQKRSSLSSNTEEFESTLSAKSKSCAESSKEENVSKIKNAINSSPSLKEPSKLSRTDKLFSSSEQSSKTKPSSNGSSKILEKLKKELANSFIYETKTSPSTPPTRGRHTPRLSRHSRQRSLSSPPAKNSSSARRPKQIRSRWAFVKVNEFDDGAKTYDVLQTDLRVVDVQRLKGSSVDGTITAADLPPDMATEVVFVTLPDGSTLCYLGDDVKR